In a single window of the Papaver somniferum cultivar HN1 chromosome 8, ASM357369v1, whole genome shotgun sequence genome:
- the LOC113304915 gene encoding uncharacterized protein LOC113304915 — MASFHVRSISLPKNSHPLTLAVEEQLCQLKASSSICQNLSGLQKLYECVEDFLSTQDGKCLDTVLDGSIMLLDVCSIIKDVLSQMRQSVQELQSSIRRRSNEVSEYMISSKKITKLIRKCLANLKNNKKDDTESSLLAEVEATTLAVFESILSFVSVPKQNKSLISKLTITKRVAHTEETSEVMKVENMVKALTKGIEVNNAQKTLGAFEMTLQDLEDGLETVFRCLIKHRVSLLNIN; from the coding sequence ATGGCTTCTTTCCATGTTCGCTCCATCAGTTTACCTAAAAACTCCCATCCTCTCACTCTTGCAGTGGAGGAACAATTGTGCCAACTAAAAGCATCTTCATCAATCTGCCAAAATTTATCTGGTCTCCAAAAGTTATATGAGTGTGTCGAGGATTTCCTTTCTACCCAAGATGGAAAATGCTTAGACACTGTTTTGGATGGATCTATCATGTTGTTGgatgtttgcagtattattaAGGATGTATTGTCTCAGATGAGACAATCTGTTCAAGAATTACAGTCATCCATTCGTAGACGATCAAATGAAGTTTCTGAATACATGATCTCAAGCAAGAAGATCACCAAATTGATCCGCAAGTGCCTTGCAAATCTTAAGAACAACAAGAAAGACGATACTGAAAGTAGCTTGCTAGCAGAAGTAGAAGCTACAACTCTTGCAGTTTTTGAGTCTATACTGTCCTTTGTTTCAGTGCCAAAACAAAACAAGTCTTTGATCTCTAAATTGACGATCACCAAGCGGGTTGCACACACCGAAGAAACTTCCGAAGTAATGAAGGTTGAGAATATGGTAAAAGCCCTTACCAAAGGCATTGAAGTAAACAATGCACAAAAAACATTGGGAGCCTTCGAAATGACCCTTCAAGATCTTGAAGATGGACTAGAAACTGTATTCAGGTGTTTAATCAAACACAGAGTTTCACTTCTCAACATCAACTAG